A window of the Bombina bombina isolate aBomBom1 chromosome 3, aBomBom1.pri, whole genome shotgun sequence genome harbors these coding sequences:
- the LOC128654056 gene encoding uncharacterized protein LOC128654056: MWSLRGMIATNLFVFVWVLLQKLPICDCNELSITNLTRSRRWSSSSIIRGWTDLWSSQDLHKDCLGKLTFNVGGKIEIFAEKHQDNLIGFWRVNQGNKVEWECKWVAWGKWTVGLVGEGVSVSTTFTNPIHTINGDNYNITKVIFEQQIGEGINWRVTAANFGGGIEVYLKIDQIKETTTFTPLIYSTLITTPKMKHYDNTPMCKGKSVVSSGPFQTSTIKPTPVLRDATFQFITWKIKIIDWLVSTHYQNCSRITATMEKALVKWAEGTRRRTRRDIMDTVLGGVGTGLGVVNSIDISSLTATLQSQGMLNAKGIHTQQMINTLVETLTQTVIQVQGPAIQHTEEILIGVISRLREVSWDFVCISMQTELSTDFKLIAQAMENNHTPLGGWEQSVVNSFASKHRELWLNSWLGCRENICRATSLVPTSGTYQNVYHLFSLGTPVTESHVLHHELEFPNLIWNGSHMEQVDMSGCIRFPSKILCLPNQARIIFDSCWHNHSYCNGFVEKVNPQDMIFPLGQGKVCFVALKPKDEVHVWFDRCNSREQITPGIYCITGYPVRISSLQFNFTVPQLLTYNATLGAPLITPILVDDAPWQKWVTLLQKDSVLLEHLKNFGERVHVNFYHQEQELQRIEHTFTEMSSATWWQKLANSFSKQSSWGSALGNLFIHPFIIILFISILCIIIQICMCCYLKSLIARVYHLYYGMRMEASLVH; the protein is encoded by the coding sequence atgtggagcctgagaggaatgatcgccacaaacctatttgtatttgtgtgggtgttattgcaaaaacttCCAATCTGTGACTGTAATGAACTTTCAATCACAAACCTCACAAGGAGTCGTAGATGGAGCTCAAGCAGCATCATCAGAGGATGGACAGACTTATGGAGCTCTCAAGACCTTCACAAAGATTGTTtgggaaaattgacttttaatgtgggtgggaaaattgaaatatttgcagaaaaacatcaagacaatttaattggtttttggagggtcaatcagggtaataaagttgaatgggaatgtaagtgggtggcttggggaaaatggactgtaggtctggtgggagaaggtgtttctgtgtctacaacatttacaaatcctattcacactataaatggcgataactataatataaccaaggttatatttgaacaacaaattggagaagggattaattggagGGTTACAGCTGccaactttggtggagggattgaagtatacttaaaaatagatcAAATAAAGGAAACAACCACATTTACgcctttgatctattctactttaatcactacaccaaagatgaaacattatgacaatactccaatgtgtaaggggaaaagtgttgtttctagtggtccatttcaaacaagtacaatcaagccaactccagtattgagggatgccacattccaatttatcacgtggaagattaaaataatagattggctagtttccacacattaccaaaattgttccagaattactgccactatggaaaaagcattagttaagtgggcagaaggtactaggagaaggactaggagggatatcatggatacagttttgggaggtgtgggaacagggctaggtgtggtaaattccattgacatatccagcttaacagcaaccttacagtctcaggggatgttaaatgcaaaagggattcatacgcaacaaatgataaacactctggtagagacactgacacagacagtcattcaggttcagggtcctgccattcaacatacagaggaaatactgataggagtaattagcaggttaagggaagtatcctgggattttgtgtgtatttccatgcaaacagaattatcaactgactttaaattaatagcacaggctatggaaaataaccatacacctttgggagggtgggagcagtctgttgttaacagttttgcatcaaaacacagagaattatggttaaacagttggttgggctgcagggaaaatatatgcagggctacttcacttgtgcccactagtggtacctatcagaatgtttatcatttgttttcactaggaacacctgtcacagaatctcatgttttgcatcatgagttagagttcccaaatttgatatggaatggttcccatatggaacaggtagatatgtctggctgcataaggtttccttctaaaattttatgtctacccaaccaggcaagaataatttttgattcctgctggcataatcactcatattgcaatggttttgtggagaaagttaatccccaagatatgatttttcccttaggacaaggaaaggtgtgttttgttgcattgaagcctaaagatgaagtgcatgtatggtttgacaggtgtaattcaagggaacaaatcacaccagggatttattgtattactgggtaccctgtgaggataagttcactacagtttaacttcactgtcccacagttactcacatataacgctaccttgggggctccactcataaccccaatattagtagatgatgcaccttggcaaaaatgggtaaccttattgcaaaaagactctgtgttactagaacatcttaaaaattttggggaacgtgttcatgtaaatttctaccatcaggaacaagaactacaaaggattgaacatacttTTACGGAGATGTCAAGTGCAacctggtggcagaaattagcaaattccttttcgaaacagtcatcatggggttctgcattgggaaatctgtttatacatccatttataatcatattatttatttctatattatgtataattattcaaatttgtatgtgttgttatttaaaatcattaattgcacgtgtatatcacttatattatggtatgcgaatggaagcgtctttagtacactaa